One Solanum lycopersicum chromosome 4, SLM_r2.1 DNA window includes the following coding sequences:
- the LOC101244480 gene encoding uncharacterized protein At1g21580 isoform X2, which yields MDLPPYHHQHHRHHHHRYVQPPPNFSHNPNFFHHLPPPPQPPQQRLPPPPPLLSNLPPPPPQRHISHPPLPPSPSLPLHHKSQFSFPSRHSENPRYDYHQNRSPPRVSSNITLNQPPYQLPHPHPSSFHYNDHYHKPPPPPPPRFIVTDFTSSGLRENRASSVNDSQEPLRIRRDVNSKYDDDERYRLERRRMEIDIKPWRDFRKSPGNYDVRVDRYEGERWEYGDNVDEVLVGSSSRRVSSLDNGNDCTDVRFSNRLRVDKEEIHRSPQKKQVQKKSALLRIQCGKANNRSRNQDYDLSSGAVRGKQKDVFERLEKRVEEREGSQMELDVSFKSNALVAKAIMTPSSSAIDSDRSEAPRCKKIRKVNFSGSPTKRIGDDSGKGYGSANDSGFRPSSNQEFNCLADKITVSAVGSSSNCTLDSYKDSRHLADKSTDSIDGRTSNGTLNNNKESQLLPDEATVSVASRASNSTSLLSSTVTNDLTGTKESKESAENKVLNQGSNHVEKFRLPFFIIRKKKVPKKKVINPINVKLPSDEVVSKLEKPFKLSAVSKDESLEQSNSDGKKASPAKVLVSSSMDSEIYGVADYTSRSVQSVPSTMNFETCMIEVQNEPTSSDLDNTGHVGGHSEDELRVSEDGPIKESSESMACEERNGDAVLSSLDGREIHKDEVSSSTEDTYISADSGLGFSDGKKNAVAVIGSFGAGCVEPSSDSNVVPLLNNIENGLRESFFNANDSCSNSDETGRTAVDNDLQTADCLSNSDPRAGTFGGSFESCVDGLTLSPEMRHTKGSINAGVSVGDDVRIIVDDDCLPKVTRKRKIMDDESVMPTTKMSKTEENVVSSLLGQGNNFSCFREDRASEEEDGTVSGYGTDSLKGDHSYGGPSEVELSLQDCFKDDSESCSTKRAKKSEVSSPAKVKSAPCVTTYEEPSSRPITMPMINDVSVTELESPNTLTNVDDSPLARPSVNVLESSSIAKGVCQAEPFEHFSDDQQVVAHNSQLGAVGQETTTSVVSIETLKMADRVSDDQGSSVGIDQKLAPESHESCHYVLDRDDMPLLADNLSLFANKVSVKSMESVPDMSPLLSFPDLTNCSVSEEPIDKSSVSSEIVIEKALRVDENSRTAYDNISSSVKTSSDAFEFDRSSDHKVGGNPVVNINTVALSSQNTVKSSKNVSSQGWKPNLGANQQIPAGSRVLSVRPSSFITPRNVPVPKKPLTWHRTGNSFSSVVGRGSQMNSLPPQSHLSKDTAKVGSYIRKGNSLVRNPSPVGSLPKGYHASSSSTYRLNSSGVNDLRRKCENRAEITGSPSCRGTPEVNAPSERPKTPTQSESFSCVTLMSTSSPVVDHPGNGDIATNSDPMEVTDNILALKPSELPSTSSAVLECQIGLGGDSGSQNTLDEGSSRKVIVYVKQRSNQLVAASDKTQTSSDGYYKRRKNQLIRASGNNQMKQRVATTKNIVPFQRGLAKTSKLSKFSLVWKLGDTQSSRKYGGTVEYEKLWPFLFPWKRASYRRNFLSSSPSDNSSIIRRKLLLSKKRETIYTRSIHGLSLRRSKVLSVSGSSLKWSKSIEQRSKKAAEEAALAVAAVDKRRRGQYGSNADSMNGNNVSRKFYSVKLLPGERIFRIGCERYKMDSSGKTLHRISDEEPSVSVPEAKKSYVPKRLLIGNDEYVRVGNGNKLVRNPKRRVRILASEKVRWSLHTARIRLARKKQYCQFFTRFGKCNKDSGKCPYIHDPSKIAVCSKFLNGSCSDTNCKLTHEVIPERMQDCSYFLQGICSNENCPYRHVNVNPNASICEGFLRGYCADGNECQKKHTYVCPVFEATGNCPKGSNCKLHHPKNRRKGAKRKALSELKNGRGRYFGSPHIHISECITAGSEKPSVKGNNDIFLEGKFVDFISLDGSDEEEQTIDQRSEEKPLCESGPAEMQLDDLDELIKPVRLINRNRSVGSSPYIDSPSDMTTSYVSE from the exons ATGGATCTTCCTCCATATCACCACCAGCACCACCGTCACCATCACCACAGGTACGTTCAACCTCCTCCAAACTTTTCCCATAACCCTAATTTCTTCCACCACCTTCCTCCGCCGCCGCAGCCGCCACAGCAACGGCTTCCACCTCCACCACCACTACTATCCAATCTCCCTCCACCACCACCTCAGCGTCACATCTCTCACCCCCCTCTTCCTCCTTCCCCATCCCTTCCCTTGCACCACAAATCCCAGTTCTCCTTCCCTTCTCGTCATTCAGAAAACCCTCGATACGATTATCACCAAAATCGCTCTCCCCCTAGGGTTTCCTCTAATATAACCCTAAATCAACCTCCGTACCAGCTCCCTCACCCCCATCCCTCAAGTTTTCATTATAACGACCATTACCATAAGCCCCCTCCTCCTCCTCCACCGAGGTTTATTGTGACTGATTTTACCTCAAGTGGGTTGAGAGAGAATCGTGCTAGCTCTGTAAACGACAGTCAAGAGCCTCTTAGGATTAGGAGAGATGTGAATAGCaagtatgatgatgatgaaaggTACCGTCTTGAGAGGCGTAGAATGGAGATTGATATAAAACCATGGAGGGATTTTAGAAAGAGTCCGGGGAATTATGATGTGCGTGTTGATAGATATGAAGGTGAGAGATGGGAATATGGTGATAATGTTGATGAAGTTCTAGTTGGTTCTTCTTCTAGGCGAGTGTCTTCTTTGGATAATGGTAATGATTGCACTGATGTTAGGTTTAGCAATAGGTTAAGAGTGGACAAGGAGGAAATTCATAGGTCTCCACAGAAGAAGCAAGTGCAGAAGAAGAGTGCATTACTCAGGATTCAATGTGGAAAAGCTAACAACAGGAGTAGAAATCAGGACTATGACTTGAGTTCTGGTGCGGTAAGGGGAAAGCAGAAAGATGTGTTTGAGAGGTTGGAGAAAAGGGTTGAGGAAAGAGAGGGAAGCCAGATGGAGCTTGATGTTTCATTTAAATCTAATGCACTTGTGGCAAAGGCCATTATGACCCCGTCAAGCTCCGCCATTGACTCAGACAGAAGTGAAGCACCTCGATGTAAGAAGATTAGAAAAGTGAATTTCTCTGGTTCTCCAACGAAGAGAATAGGAGACGATTCGGGAAAGGGTTATGGTTCAGCAAATGATTCTGGTTTCCGACCGAGTTCTAACCAAGAGTTCAATTGTTTGGCAGATAAAATTACGGTTTCTGCAGTTGGAAGTTCATCTAATTGCACTTTGGATTCTTACAAAGATTCAAGACACTTGGCAGATAAAAGTACAGATTCTATTGATGGACGCACATCTAATGGTACCTTGAATAACAACAAGGAGTCTCAACTTTTGCCTGATGAAGCTACAGTTTCTGTTGCTAGTAGGGCATCTAACAGCACTTCATTGCTGAGTTCCACTGTGACAAATGATTTAACTGGAACCAAAGAAAGCAAGGAATCTGCAGAGAACAAGGTTTTGAATCAGGGTAGTAATCATGTTGAGAAGTTCAGACTACCTTTCTTCATAATTAGAAAGAAGAAAGTGCCTAAGAAGAAAGTCATAAACCCTATCAATGTGAAATTGCCTTCAGATGAAGTAGTTAGCAAACTAGAAAAACCTTTTAAACTGTCTGCTGTTAGTAAAGACGAGTCCTTAGAGCAGTCAAATTCTGATGGGAAGAAAGCTAGTCCAGCTAAAGTCTTGGTTTCTTCAAGCATGGACTCTGAAATTTATGGCGTTGCTGATTATACCAGCAGATCAGTTCAGAGTGTCCCTTCCACGATGAATTTTGAGACATGTATGATTGAAGTACAAAACGAACCTACTAGTTCTGATTTGGATAATACTGGTCATGTTGGAGGACATTCTGAGGATGAGCTCCGAGTGTCTGAAGATGGTCCTATTAAAGAATCTTCTGAGTCCATGGCTTGTGAAGAAAGAAACGGCGATGCTGTCTTGTCAAGCCTAGATGGGAGAGAAATTCACAAAGATGAAGTATCTTCGTCAACTGAAGATACATATATCTCTGCTGATTCTGGGTTGGGGTTTTCTGATGGGAAGAAGAATGCAGTTGCTGTTATAGGATCCTTTGGAGCAGGTTGTGTGGAGCCATCCAGTGACTCCAACGTTGTACCTCTGCTGAATAATATTGAGAACGGACTCCGAGAAAGTTTCTTTAATGCAAATGACAGCTGTTCTAATTCTGATGAGACTGGGAGAACTGCGGTTGACAATGACTTGCAAACTGCAGATTGTTTAAGTAATAGTGATCCAAGGGCCGGTACTTTTGGCGGTAGTTTTGAATCATGTGTTGATGGACTCACATTGTCACCTGAGATGAGACATACTAAAGGATCTATCAATGCAGGGGTTTCTGTTGGAGATGATGTTAGGATTATTGTGGATGATGACTGTTTACCTAAGGTCACCAGGAAGAGGAAGATTATGGATGACGAGTCTGTTATGCCCACTACGAAGATGAGTAAGACAGAGGAAAATGTGGTTAGTTCTTTGCTAGGCCAAGGTAATAATTTCAGTTGTTTTAGAGAAGATCGTGCCTCTGAAGAAGAGGATGGTACAGTTTCTGGTTATGGGACCGACTCACTAAAGGGGGATCACTCATATGGGGGGCCTTCAGAAGTGGAGCTGTCTCTTCAGGATTGTTTTAAAGATGATTCCGAATCGTGTTCTACCAAGAGGGCCAAGAAAAGTGAAGTTTCTTCGCCAGCTAAGGTTAAATCTGCACCCTGTGTTACCACCTATGAGGAACCTTCTAGCAGGCCAATTACAATGCCTATGATCAATGATGTTTCCGTGACGGAGTTAGAATCTCCAAATACATTGACTAATGTAGATGATAGTCCACTAGCTCGTCCATCAGTCAATGTGCTTGAGAGCAGCAGTATTGCCAAGGGTGTATGTCAGGCTGAGCCATTTGAACACTTTTCAGATGACCAGCAAGTCGTTGCTCACAATTCTCAACTGGGAGCAGTGGGACAAGAAACTACAACTTCAGTTGTATCCATTGAGACGCTAAAAATGGCTGATAGAGTAAGCGATGACCAAGGTTCCTCTGTTGGAATAGACCAAAAATTGGCCCCAGAAAGTCATGAAAGCTGTCATTATGTGCTTGATAGGGATGACATGCCTTTATTGGCAGATAATCTCTCTTTATTTGCGAACAAAGTAAGCGTCAAAAGTATGGAATCGGTGCCAGATATGTCACCGCTGCTGTCATTTCCTGACTTAACTAATTGCTCAGTCTCTGAGGAACCTATTGATAAGTCATCAGTATCCAGTGAAATTGTTATTGAAAAAGCCCTAAGAGTTGATGAAAATTCTAGAACAGCTTATGACAATATTTCTTCTTCAGTGAAGACATCGTCAGATGCTTTTGAGTTTGATAGAAGTTCAGATCATAAAGTTGGTGGCAATCCTGTGGTTAACATCAATACTGTGGCATTATCATCACAGAACACAGTAAAGTCCTCCAAGAATGTGAGTTCACAAGGTTGGAAACCAAATCTAGGTGCAAACCAGCAAATTCCTGCTGGCTCTAGGGTTTTATCTGTTCGCCCATCAAGTTTTATCACTCCAAGGAATGTGCCTGTTCCGAAGAAGCCACTGACATGGCATAGAACTGGTAATAGCTTTTCGTCTGTTGTTGGACGAGGTTCCCAAATGAACTCCCTACCTCCACAAAGCCATTTATCTAAGGACACTGCAAAAGTCGGCTCTTACATTCGCAAGGGTAACAGTCTTGTCAGAAATCCTTCTCCTGTTGGTTCCCTTCCCAAAGGATACCATGCTTCAAGTTCTTCAACTTACCGGTTGAACTCTTCTGGTGTGAATGACCTTAGGAGAAAATGTGAGAACAGGGCTGAGATAACTGGTTCACCTAGCTGCAGGGGAACTCCAGAAGTAAATGCTCCTTCAGAGAGACCCAAAACCCCGACACAGAGCGAATCATTTAGTTGCGTTACATTGATGTCTACGTCTTCACCAGTGGTAGATCATCCTGGAAATGGTGATATTGCTACAAACTCAGATCCTATGGAAGTAACTGACAATATCTTGGCGCTGAAGCCTTCTGAGCTTCCTTCAACATCTTCTGCAGTTCTTGAATGTCAAATTGGTCTGGGAGGTGATTCTGGAAGCCAGAATACATTAGATGAAGGCAGTTCCAGAAAGGTGATAGTTTATGTGAAGCAAAGATCGAATCAGTTAGTTGCAGCTTCAGATAAGACCCAGACATCATCCGATGGCTACTATAAGAGGAGAAAGAATCAACTGATTCGTGCATCTGGCAATAATCAGATGAAGCAAAGAGTTGCCACGACAAAAAATATAGTTCCTTTCCAAAGAG GTTTAGCCAAGACCTCTAAATTGTCAAAGTTCTCATTGGTCTGGAAATTAGGTGACACTCAATCATCAAGGAAATATGGCGGCACTGTAGAGTATGAGAAACTTTGGCCTTTCTTATTTCCATGGAAAAGAGCTAGCTATCGGAGGAATTTCCTCAGTTCCTCTCCAAGTGACAATTCCTCTATTATCAG aCGGAAGTTACTGCTCTCAAAAAAGCGGGAGACAATCTACACAAGGTCAATTCATGGACTCTCTTTACGAAGATCTAAGGTGTTAAGTGTCTCTGGCTCTAGTCTAAAGTGGTCAAAATCTATTGAGCAAAGGTCAAAGAAGGCTGCTGAG GAAGCTGCACTGGCAGTTGCTGCTGTTGACAAAAGGAGAAGGGGACAATATGGTTCTAATGCTGACTCAATGAATGGAAATAATGTTTCTCGTAAGTTTTATAGTGTAAAGCTGCTCCCAG GAGAAAGGATATTCCGCATTGGTTGTGAGCGGTATAAGATGGACTCTTCTGGGAAGACACTACACAGAATTTCAG ATGAGGAACCATCGGTGTCAGTTCCAGAGGCAAAAAAATCTTACGTCCCGAAAAGATTATTGATTGGGAACGATGA GTATGTACGGGTTGGCAATGGTAATAAGCTGGTTAGAAATCCAAAGAGACGAGTCCGCATCTTAGCAAGTGAGAAAGTACGCTGGAGTTTGCACACTGCTAGAATTCGGTTGGCAAGAAAGAAACAGTATTGCCAGTTTTTTACAAGGTTTGGCAAGTGTAACAAGGATAGTGGAAAATGTCCTTACATTCATGACCCATCTAAAATCGCCGTCTGCTCTAAATTTCTGAATGGTTCTTGCTCTGATACTAACTGTAAATTGACTCACGAG GTTATTCCCGAAAGAATGCAAGACTGCTCCTATTTTCTGCAAG GAATATGCTCAAATGAGAATTGTCCATATAGACATGTAAATGTGAATCCAAATGCTTCCATCTGTGAAGGTTTTCTCAGGGGTTATTGTGCTGATGGCAATGag TGTCAGAAGAAACACACCTATGTCTGCCCCGTTTTTGAAGCAACTGGCAACTGTCCCAAAGGTTCAAACTGCAAGCTTCACCATCCGAAGAACAGAAGGAAGGGAGCGAAAAGGAAAGCTTTGAGCGAGTTAAAGAATGGTCGAGGTCGTTACTTTGGCTCTCCGCACATTCATATTTCTGAGTGCATAACAGCTGGATCAGAGAAGCCTTCTGTCAAGGGGAATAATGACATATTCCTTGAAGGGAAGTTTGTCGATTTTATTAGCCTAGATGGTAGTGACGAAGAGGAACAGACTATTGATCAGAGAAGCGAGGAAAAGCCACTTTGCGAGAGTGGTCCAGCAGAGATGCAACTGGATGATCTCGATGAGCTTATTAAGCCCGTGCGTCTGATAAATAGGAATAGGTCTGTAGGTTCATCTCCCTATATAGATAGCCCAAGTGATATGACCACAAGCTATGTATCAGAGTAG